In Thermorudis peleae, a genomic segment contains:
- a CDS encoding VPS10 domain-containing protein, with protein MQETHPITALTRALQPRLIGPHRGGRVVAVAGHPFDPMTFYFGACAGGVWKTTNGGMLWECISDGYFQRASVGALAVSHADPNVIYVGTGEACIRGNVSPGNGVYKSTDGGRTWQHSGLEDSRHIAKIRVHPTNPDLVYVAAFGHAHGPNPERGIFRSRDGGQSWERVLFRDEHTGAIDLVMDPQNPRILYAALWQAIRRPWELVSGGPGSGIFRSTDGGTTWEELTRRPGLPKGMLGRIGLATSAQPGRLWALIEAEDGALFRSEDYGETWHRVCEKGDLRWRAWYFHHLCADPQDPDTLWVLGLKLWKSIDGGVTFVEMPTPHGDHHDHWIDPRNPLRMINGNDGGACISFDGGRTWSTQMNQPTAQLYRIAVDTRFPYWIYGSQQDNTAIALPSRSIIGAITPTEWFEPGGGESGALAVKPDDPDIVVGGAIGSGEGNGRLIRYNRRTGEQRNITVWPEEMGMAEGAESLKYRFQWTFPICFSTHNPTVLYVCSNVVHRSRDLGYTWDIISPDLTRNDPEKLKPSGGPITKDNTGAEVYCTIFAFAESPHDPQVLWAGSDDGLVHVSRDGGVTWQNVTPPDLPEWATVSCLEPSPHDPATCYLVAHRYRLDDVRPLLFVTQDFGQTWLSINGDLPTDEITRVLRVDLKRSDVLYLGTETGVWVSLDGGGHWTRLGGLPVVPVYDLLVVDDELVIATHGRSIWILDDLEPLRQFDPQRYATEPASLFRPKATVRLKTYTGFGDAVAGKVSYLWAGPWIFAVRTAELPTGVKQVIPLDAGQNPPDGVRFVYFLREEPAAPVEFTILDEAGNVLRRFSSELAPDPLPDLPAEKKPTPEVRLEKTPGFHTFVWDLRVEGARRALGDKEIEGYLRGPRVLPGTYTAKLTIGERSWTQPFVIRKDPRLTVSDADLAEQFQLLLHVRDKVSQAHDAVNMIRNLRRQLAEWRSRAVQREELHEVATELARQDAQLRSIEEALIEPHLDDPRQRPWKLNARLAALTSFIESADDRPTAAERAVYEELARQIDAECARLRFWIEQVLPQLNRLLTEAGLVALQPSASLAPLLREQ; from the coding sequence ATGCAAGAAACGCATCCGATCACAGCCCTGACACGGGCATTGCAACCGCGGTTAATTGGGCCCCATCGGGGTGGCCGTGTCGTTGCTGTCGCTGGCCATCCGTTTGATCCCATGACGTTTTACTTTGGGGCTTGCGCGGGTGGCGTTTGGAAGACGACGAACGGTGGCATGCTATGGGAATGTATCTCTGATGGCTACTTCCAGCGCGCATCGGTCGGCGCGCTTGCCGTAAGCCACGCTGATCCAAATGTGATCTACGTTGGCACAGGCGAAGCATGTATCCGCGGTAACGTCTCCCCTGGCAATGGTGTGTATAAGAGTACGGACGGCGGCCGGACATGGCAGCATAGTGGTCTTGAGGATAGCCGGCATATTGCCAAAATTCGTGTTCATCCAACAAATCCCGATCTTGTCTACGTCGCTGCGTTTGGGCATGCGCATGGACCAAATCCTGAGCGCGGTATTTTCCGGTCACGTGATGGTGGCCAGTCGTGGGAACGCGTGCTTTTTCGCGATGAACACACCGGAGCGATTGATCTCGTTATGGATCCACAGAACCCACGGATTCTCTATGCAGCCTTGTGGCAAGCGATTCGGCGTCCCTGGGAACTCGTCAGTGGTGGCCCTGGCAGCGGCATCTTTCGTTCGACCGATGGTGGTACGACCTGGGAGGAACTTACGCGCCGTCCCGGTTTGCCCAAAGGTATGCTCGGACGAATCGGGCTAGCGACTTCAGCGCAGCCAGGGCGACTGTGGGCGTTGATCGAGGCCGAGGACGGCGCGCTATTTCGCTCTGAAGACTATGGGGAGACGTGGCACCGGGTCTGTGAGAAGGGCGACTTACGTTGGCGTGCCTGGTACTTTCACCATCTGTGTGCTGATCCACAGGATCCAGATACGCTCTGGGTGCTCGGTCTCAAACTCTGGAAGTCCATCGATGGTGGCGTCACCTTTGTTGAAATGCCAACCCCCCATGGCGACCACCATGATCACTGGATCGATCCCCGTAACCCATTGCGCATGATAAACGGTAACGATGGAGGCGCGTGTATTAGCTTCGATGGTGGACGGACATGGTCAACCCAGATGAACCAACCGACCGCACAACTCTATCGGATTGCCGTTGATACACGCTTCCCTTACTGGATCTATGGATCGCAACAAGATAATACGGCTATTGCTCTACCGAGTCGTTCGATTATCGGGGCAATTACGCCAACCGAGTGGTTTGAGCCCGGTGGTGGCGAAAGCGGTGCGCTCGCAGTCAAGCCTGACGATCCCGATATTGTCGTCGGTGGTGCTATTGGCAGTGGTGAAGGGAATGGCCGGCTGATTCGCTACAATCGCCGCACCGGTGAGCAGCGGAACATCACGGTGTGGCCTGAAGAAATGGGCATGGCTGAAGGCGCCGAGAGCCTCAAATATCGGTTTCAGTGGACGTTCCCGATCTGCTTTTCAACTCATAATCCTACTGTGCTTTACGTCTGCTCGAACGTTGTCCATCGATCACGTGATCTCGGCTATACCTGGGATATCATAAGTCCTGACCTTACCCGTAATGACCCCGAAAAGCTCAAGCCCTCTGGTGGCCCGATTACCAAGGACAATACCGGAGCAGAAGTCTACTGCACGATCTTTGCCTTCGCGGAGTCGCCCCATGATCCACAGGTGCTTTGGGCTGGTTCTGACGACGGGTTGGTGCATGTCTCGCGTGATGGTGGCGTAACGTGGCAAAACGTGACACCACCGGATCTGCCCGAATGGGCAACCGTGAGTTGCTTAGAACCTTCGCCGCATGACCCAGCAACCTGTTATCTTGTCGCTCACCGCTATCGTCTCGACGATGTTCGGCCACTGCTGTTCGTCACACAGGATTTCGGGCAGACGTGGTTGTCCATCAACGGTGACTTGCCCACTGATGAGATCACACGCGTTCTGCGGGTTGATCTAAAGCGTTCCGACGTACTCTACCTTGGCACTGAAACAGGAGTCTGGGTTTCGCTCGATGGTGGAGGGCACTGGACTCGTCTCGGTGGGCTGCCCGTTGTGCCGGTCTATGATCTCCTGGTTGTCGATGACGAGCTCGTCATCGCGACGCATGGACGGAGCATCTGGATTCTTGATGACCTCGAGCCGCTTCGGCAGTTTGACCCGCAACGCTATGCGACGGAACCAGCCTCCCTCTTCCGTCCCAAAGCGACCGTTCGACTCAAGACATACACAGGCTTTGGCGACGCAGTTGCTGGGAAGGTGAGTTATCTCTGGGCTGGTCCCTGGATCTTCGCTGTGCGGACAGCTGAACTGCCAACTGGCGTGAAGCAGGTGATACCTCTCGATGCAGGACAGAATCCGCCGGATGGTGTGCGCTTTGTCTACTTCTTGCGGGAAGAGCCAGCGGCTCCGGTCGAATTTACTATCCTGGATGAAGCCGGAAACGTTTTACGGCGATTCTCCAGTGAGCTAGCTCCAGATCCACTTCCTGATCTTCCAGCCGAGAAAAAGCCGACGCCTGAAGTGCGCCTTGAGAAGACGCCAGGGTTCCATACGTTTGTCTGGGATCTCCGCGTTGAGGGCGCTCGCCGTGCTCTCGGCGATAAGGAGATCGAGGGCTATCTTCGTGGTCCGCGTGTTTTACCTGGGACATATACCGCGAAATTAACGATTGGTGAGCGGAGTTGGACACAGCCGTTTGTTATCCGAAAAGATCCTCGTCTCACGGTATCTGATGCTGACCTTGCCGAGCAGTTCCAGCTCTTGCTTCACGTGCGTGACAAGGTTTCACAGGCCCACGATGCGGTGAACATGATCCGCAATCTTCGGCGTCAGCTAGCCGAATGGCGGAGCCGTGCAGTGCAGCGTGAGGAACTGCACGAGGTCGCGACGGAACTTGCGCGGCAGGATGCCCAGCTCCGATCCATCGAAGAGGCGCTTATCGAACCTCACCTCGATGATCCACGGCAACGTCCTTGGAAGCTCAATGCTCGTCTCGCTGCCCTGACCAGCTTTATTGAAAGCGCCGATGATCGGCCGACGGCTGCTGAGCGTGCAGTTTATGAGGAACTTGCGCGTCAGATCGATGCCGAGTGCGCTCGTCTTCGGTTCTGGATCGAGCAAGTGCTTCCGCAACTCAACCGCTTGCTCACTGAAGCTGGGCTGGTGGCACTGCAACCCTCCGCCTCACTTGCACCACTGCTCCGCGAGCAGTAG
- a CDS encoding helix-turn-helix transcriptional regulator, which produces MTKRPPEEQRVKRLLEMAFRLMQRRWKRAELAEHFGVSERQIQNDILMLRQWLEIEHTREGYRVKRPPALQAISLPADEALALILATKIALRSLGMPSEPLRRALERLVSLLPTPLGRVVESTMFTTLASTAENVARREQLLRQIEGAILNGWVVELEYAAASRQGTVTRRKVDPYALVPHYRSWHLIGWCHTRNAVRTFKLDRMKRLVVTREPLSRPPTIDVGEYLRSMWGIMEGRNQPKHHVELIFSQQAAPWVEEEHWHHTQQCQRLPDGRLRFTVTVPITPDFCRWVFHYGTEVEVVAPEELRQWIIEQAQGILARYHAPSLPQRELLLSPSRAARVS; this is translated from the coding sequence ATGACGAAGCGACCACCTGAAGAACAACGAGTCAAGCGGCTTCTCGAAATGGCATTTCGGCTCATGCAGCGTCGTTGGAAGCGTGCCGAACTCGCAGAGCACTTTGGGGTCAGCGAGCGTCAAATTCAGAACGATATCTTGATGCTCCGGCAATGGCTCGAGATCGAGCACACGCGCGAGGGATACCGCGTGAAACGGCCACCAGCTTTACAAGCGATCTCGCTGCCAGCCGATGAAGCGCTTGCACTGATCCTTGCAACGAAGATTGCTCTTCGTTCCCTTGGGATGCCGAGTGAACCACTCCGTCGAGCATTGGAGCGTCTTGTAAGCTTACTACCAACCCCTCTCGGGCGAGTTGTCGAAAGCACGATGTTCACCACACTCGCCAGCACGGCCGAAAATGTGGCACGCCGTGAGCAACTGCTCCGGCAGATTGAAGGAGCGATTCTCAATGGCTGGGTGGTTGAGCTCGAGTATGCGGCTGCATCACGGCAGGGTACCGTAACCCGACGTAAAGTTGATCCCTACGCGCTTGTACCACATTACCGCTCATGGCATCTCATTGGCTGGTGCCATACGCGCAACGCCGTTCGTACCTTTAAGCTCGATCGGATGAAGCGGCTGGTCGTGACACGCGAGCCATTGAGTCGTCCACCAACAATCGACGTCGGGGAATACTTGCGAAGCATGTGGGGCATCATGGAGGGACGTAATCAGCCGAAACACCATGTCGAGCTCATCTTCTCCCAGCAAGCAGCGCCTTGGGTTGAGGAAGAGCACTGGCACCACACGCAGCAGTGCCAGCGCTTACCCGATGGACGACTCCGTTTCACCGTCACAGTGCCGATCACTCCTGATTTCTGCCGCTGGGTATTTCACTACGGAACAGAGGTTGAAGTTGTTGCTCCCGAAGAACTCCGCCAGTGGATTATTGAGCAAGCCCAAGGGATCCTTGCACGCTACCACGCACCGTCGCTCCCCCAGCGAGAGCTCCTTCTCTCTCCATCGCGTGCTGCTCGCGTGTCCTAG
- a CDS encoding WecB/TagA/CpsF family glycosyltransferase, with protein MPSACNWYLDRGDRLRPAAVILGLPVHDVLVDDVVRLTRYWLHEEADRLHHIVTLNPEMVMTARRFPDFRSVVRHADLVTPDGIGILLAARLLGTPLRGRATGVEITQALARASEPRLRLFLLGAAPGVADRAAQVLRQRFPTCQVVGCFAGSPADADAPAALEMIARMRPTVLLVAYGAPAQERWIARHRALLEAYGVVVALGVGGTFDYLAGVVPLPPAFVRQFGFEWLYRLLRQPWRWRRQLALPRFATLVLVEAARRRVLKKGMLPE; from the coding sequence ATGCCATCAGCGTGCAATTGGTACTTGGACAGGGGAGATCGTCTTCGGCCGGCAGCCGTTATCCTTGGCCTTCCAGTCCATGACGTCCTTGTCGATGATGTCGTGCGGCTCACTCGCTACTGGCTTCACGAGGAGGCTGACCGTCTGCATCACATTGTGACCCTGAATCCTGAGATGGTCATGACTGCTCGGCGTTTCCCCGACTTCCGCAGCGTGGTCCGTCATGCTGATCTTGTCACACCGGATGGGATTGGCATTCTGTTGGCAGCTCGCTTGCTTGGTACTCCATTGCGTGGGCGTGCAACAGGAGTTGAGATAACGCAAGCATTGGCGCGGGCGAGCGAGCCGCGACTTCGCCTCTTTCTCCTAGGGGCCGCTCCAGGCGTCGCTGACCGTGCAGCACAGGTGCTCCGGCAGCGTTTCCCGACCTGCCAGGTCGTTGGCTGTTTTGCAGGTTCGCCAGCAGATGCTGATGCGCCAGCTGCGCTCGAGATGATTGCGCGTATGCGCCCGACTGTGCTGCTTGTAGCGTATGGCGCTCCAGCACAAGAGCGCTGGATCGCGCGTCATCGTGCGTTGTTAGAGGCCTATGGTGTTGTTGTTGCCCTTGGCGTTGGTGGAACATTCGACTACCTTGCTGGTGTTGTGCCGTTGCCGCCTGCTTTTGTCCGACAATTCGGCTTTGAATGGCTCTATCGCCTCTTGCGCCAGCCATGGCGTTGGCGTCGCCAACTTGCCCTACCTCGCTTTGCCACACTTGTGCTTGTTGAAGCGGCACGACGCCGCGTGCTGAAGAAGGGAATGTTACCTGAATGA
- a CDS encoding B-box zinc finger protein translates to MTGIEERPCARHPDVLTTLRCNRCGKPICPRCMVETPVGYRCPECAGVRLGTFARREFGYDLRAILVGVLVALLAGFIWGRFPDWGFYCALLLGFGVAEAIAWVTDEGRGRDLLTIGIGCVLLGVAFSRIVLAYRLGVFIRDDPGLLSILRLQPIPDLVFVALAVLIPYVRFR, encoded by the coding sequence ATGACTGGTATTGAAGAGCGGCCGTGCGCTCGGCACCCTGATGTCCTGACGACTTTGCGCTGTAACCGCTGCGGGAAGCCAATTTGTCCTCGTTGTATGGTTGAAACACCGGTAGGTTATCGCTGCCCGGAGTGTGCTGGTGTGCGGCTCGGTACCTTCGCAAGGCGAGAGTTCGGCTATGACCTGCGCGCCATACTTGTTGGCGTGCTGGTTGCCCTGCTCGCTGGCTTTATCTGGGGGCGTTTCCCCGACTGGGGGTTCTACTGTGCCCTCTTGCTCGGCTTTGGGGTTGCCGAAGCGATTGCCTGGGTGACCGATGAGGGACGTGGACGTGATCTTCTGACCATTGGGATCGGTTGTGTGTTGCTCGGTGTGGCGTTTTCCCGGATCGTTTTAGCCTATCGTCTTGGTGTCTTCATACGAGACGATCCTGGTCTGCTTAGCATTCTGCGGCTTCAGCCAATTCCTGACCTCGTCTTTGTTGCCCTTGCAGTGCTGATTCCATACGTGCGCTTTCGATGA
- a CDS encoding bifunctional heptose 7-phosphate kinase/heptose 1-phosphate adenyltransferase, whose protein sequence is MVSWQVLLERIRTLRILVVGDLCLDVYLFGEPTRVSREAPILVLEERRQEVRPGGGAAPALALAALGVKTWQVGVVGNDDAGRQLVQLLADRGVDPSGVLVDPDRPTTCKTRVVAEGPYNVFPQQIARIDRQDRRPVPPHITQQMIDVIAQHGPMVDAILLSDYRSGVIEPAIVEAARAANQVVTVDSQGRLDQFHGCTVVKCNQAEAEHYLGVALSTPSLREVHLHALRENLNCALLVVTLGPAGAALVTSDGRYLEQPPRVRRQVFDVTGAGDTVIAVFTAALTAGADPVAALALSQVAAGIVVSKWGNAQATTDELREALADDPPDCLTG, encoded by the coding sequence ATGGTCAGCTGGCAGGTATTGCTTGAACGGATTCGTACTCTTCGCATTCTCGTCGTTGGTGATCTCTGTCTGGATGTCTATCTGTTTGGTGAGCCAACGCGGGTATCACGGGAAGCCCCGATTCTCGTCCTCGAAGAGCGTCGACAGGAGGTCCGTCCAGGAGGAGGTGCCGCACCTGCTCTTGCGCTAGCTGCCCTTGGCGTGAAGACATGGCAGGTTGGCGTCGTTGGCAATGATGATGCTGGTCGACAACTTGTGCAGTTGCTCGCTGATCGTGGCGTCGATCCAAGTGGTGTCCTTGTTGATCCTGATCGTCCAACAACGTGCAAGACGCGCGTTGTTGCCGAGGGACCATATAACGTGTTCCCCCAGCAAATTGCTCGTATTGACCGTCAGGATCGACGCCCCGTGCCCCCTCACATTACACAGCAGATGATCGATGTTATTGCTCAGCACGGCCCTATGGTTGATGCCATCTTGCTTTCGGACTACCGGAGTGGCGTGATTGAGCCCGCCATCGTCGAAGCTGCGCGTGCTGCAAACCAGGTCGTCACGGTTGACTCGCAAGGGCGGCTTGACCAATTTCACGGATGCACGGTTGTCAAGTGTAATCAAGCAGAGGCGGAGCATTACCTTGGCGTTGCGCTCAGTACACCATCGCTCCGCGAGGTTCATCTGCACGCTCTGCGCGAGAATCTCAACTGCGCTTTGCTGGTTGTCACGCTTGGGCCAGCTGGAGCTGCCTTGGTCACGAGCGATGGACGCTATCTTGAGCAGCCGCCAAGAGTCCGTCGACAGGTCTTTGATGTGACTGGCGCTGGCGACACCGTGATTGCCGTGTTCACTGCTGCCCTTACTGCTGGGGCCGACCCGGTTGCAGCGCTTGCCCTTTCGCAAGTTGCCGCTGGCATTGTGGTGAGTAAGTGGGGCAATGCCCAAGCGACCACCGACGAACTGCGTGAGGCGTTGGCTGACGATCCTCCCGACTGTCTGACAGGCTAG